Genomic segment of Paenibacillus macerans:
TAAGTCGAGCTAAAGAAATCCGGGACGGGCAGCGATCGCAAGAATATGTCACAGCTAGCCGGCCATTTTCCGGAACGTAAACGGCCCTGAACAACCCATCAAACGCGCGGGCCGGCCGCAGGGCCGTTTATGTGCCGACCGATCCCGGTATTTTTCCTCCTCTAGCGTCCTTCTTTTTAAAAAACCCCCCCTCCAAATTTCTCATCTCTATAATATTTAACTCTTGTCAGTAGGAAGAAAAGCAAGCTTCATGTAAAATAGAAGCAGCATCATTAGAGAGAAAAAAAGGGGTACTGGCATGAGACGGGGACTTCAAATCATTATTATCGTGGCGATTCTTTTTGCTTTTTACTATTTCGGATTTGGCGTCTTCGGGAAATTCGGGGGTACGTTGGTCAGTATATTTCAGACGCTCACGGTCATCACAATCGGTCTGGCGATATTTATGGAAAACCGGAATCCGTCCAGTACGGTGGCCTGGATTCTGGTGCTGGCCCTGCTGCCGGTAGTGGGGCTGCTGCTTTATTTTTTGCTGGGACAAAACTATTTCAAACGGCGCAAGTTCGATAAAAAGGCCGAGCAAAACCAGCTTAGCTATGAACGGATCCACTTTAACGGCCATTTGCTGCCCCGGGATCTGTCGCAATTCAGCCCGAGCCAGCAGCGGCTGCTGCAATTGGCGCAGCGGCTGGCCCGCACGCCTTTTTCCATGGCCAGCCGCACCAGGGTGCTGACGAACGGGGAGGAGACGTTTTCGACGCTGCTGAAAGAATTGAAAAAAGCGCGGCATCATATTCATATGGAATACTATATTTACCGTGCGGACGACATCGGCCGGGAAATCCAGAAAACGCTGATCCAAAAAGCCCGGGAAGGCGTCGAAGTGCGGTTCATGTTCGATGCGGTCGGCAGCATCGGTCTGCCGAAATCGTTTATCAAGGAGCTGCGGGACGCCGGGGTCAAGGTCGGCATTTACGGGCAGATGCGCTTTTTGGCGCTGTCCAGCCGGGTCAATTACCGCAACCACCGGAAAATCGTCGTGATCGACGGCAACACCGGGTTTATCGGCGGGCTTAACGTCGGGGACGAATATTTGAGCCGCAGCAAAACGTACGGTTTTTGGCGCGATACGCATATGCTGGTCAAAGGCGAGGCCGTCCGGTCGCTGCAGATTATTTTTTTGCAGGATTGGCAGTACGTGACCGGGGAAGAAATTATCGACCTCGCTTATTTGTCGCCGGAGCTGGAGCAGGGCTGCAGCGGCGCGGTGCAGATCGTGCCGAGCGGACCGGACAACGAGAGCCGGACGCTGAAAAACATCTTTTTCGCCATGATCACTTCGGCCAAAAAATCGGTCTGGCTGGCGACGCCGTATTTTATTCCGGATGAGGACATTTTGACCGCGCTGCGGGTGGCCGGGCTGTCAGGTATCGACGTCAGGATTTTGTTCCCGGCGAAGCCGGACAAATGGCTGCCGTTTCTGGCGTCGCATTCGTATTTTCCGTCGCTGCTGGAAGTCGGCGTGAAGATCTACGAATATGAAAAGGGCTTCCTGCATTCCAAGCTGCTGATTGTGGACGGCGAAGTGGCCACCGTCGGCACGGCCAATATGGACATGCGCAGCTTTCATTTGAATTTTGAGGTGAACGCGCTGCTCGTGCAAAGCGACAGCATCGCCAAAATCGTGGAAAATTTCGAACGCGACCTGTTGTCGACGAAACTAATCGACCGGGCAAGCTTCATGAACAAAAAAATCGTGGTCCGTTTCGCGGAATCCGCGGCCCGGCTGCTGTCGCCGCTGCTGTAGCCGGCGTCTGGACCAGGGCCGGAGCGCCGGGGGGAAGGGCTGAATGCAGAGGCTAAATGTAAAGGCTAAATGCAGAGGCTAAATGCTAAATGCTAAATGCTAAATGCTAAATGCTAGAGGCTAACCCGCTCACCGGCCGGATGACCGAAGAAAACAAAACGAACTGAGTTCACGAAAGCAAATCGCGGCAAAGGAGGCGGATTATGGAGAATACGTCCGAACGCAAAACCGAGCATATCCGCTTATGCCTGGAAGAACAGGTCAATGCGGAGGGGATCCGCACGGGATTTGAAAAATATGTGTTTCGGCATAACGCGCTGCCGGAGCTCAATTTTGACGAGATCAGCCTGAAAACGACGTTTTTGGGCGCGCCGATTCGGACGCCGCTGTTGATCAGCTCGATGACCGGAGGCAGCAAGCTGGCCGGGGAAATCAACATGCGCCTGGCCGAGGCGGCGGAGCGGCGCGGTTGGACGATGGGCGTCGGCTCGATCCGGGCCGCCGTGGAAAGGGACGAGCTGGCGCCCACGTTTGCGGTGCGGCGGTTCGCCCCGTCCATTCCGGTCATCGCCAATTTGGGCGCGGTGCAGCTGAATTACGGCTACGGCCCGGAGGACTGCAGAAGGGCGGTGGATATCGCCGGGGCGGACATGCTGGTGCTTCATCTGAACGGCTTGCAGGAGGTGTTCCAGCCGGAGGGAAACACGTCCTTCGGCGGGCTGCTGTCGCGCATCGAGCAGGTGTGCAAGGCGCTGCCGGTGCCGGTCGGCGTGAAGGAGGTCGGCTGGGGGATCGACGGCGGTACGGCAAAACGGCTGCGCGGCGCGGGCGTCGCTTTTATCGACGTCGCCGGCGCGGGCGGAACAAGCTGGAGCCAGGTCGAGAAGTTCCGCAGCGGCGATCTTGTCCGCCGCGCGGCGGCGGAAGCATTCGCGGATTGGGGCATCCCCACCGCCGAATGCATCCGCGAAGTGCGGGCGGCGGTCCCGGACGCCGCCCTGATCGGCAGCGGGGGCCTGAACACCGGCGTGGACGCGGCCAAAGCGCTGGCGCTTGGCGCGGACCTAGCCGGGTTCGGCCGGGCGCTGCTGGAACCGGCGGTGCATTCGGAGGAGCGGCTCGACGCGCTCCTGGAGCGCGTCGAGTTCGAACTGCGCACCGCCATGTTCGGCATCGGCGCCGGGAGCATACCGGCGCTGCGGAACACGGCGCGGCTCGTGCGCCGGGAGTAGGCGCACCGGCGCGCTGGATAGCCCCGCCGTGCTGGAGCGCTAGATGGCCGCGCCGTGCTGGAGCGCTAGATGGGCCGCGCTGTTGGAGTGCTGGCTGGCTCCGCCGCGCTTAAGGCCGGCCTGCTCGGGGCCGATTGGGGTGGCGCTCCTGGTGCAGGCGGGGTTGGGCGCCCCAGGTTTAGGTTAGGAGGCCAACGCTTCGTCACAAGTCGGGCCAGCTAGCCTATGGGCTAACGTCCCTAGGGGCTCGTCTGACCCCAAAGTTGGGGGGATAGCCCCAAGCCAGAGCCTTCCTTTTAAAAATCTCGCGATTAGCGGTAATTTTTGTCGCTATTTTAATGTGAGAAGCCAAAAACCTCTGAATAACGGTAAAATTTTCACCTATTTTATTGCGAAGGGGCTGAAATCCGCACTTTTCCGGTAGCCCCTACCCAATAACGACATAAAAGTCCGCTATTTTTCTCGTGCTGCATTTTGGCGCGTAATAGAGCCCTTTTTTACCGCTATTTTTGGCGCGATGGCCATTTCCCGTAAAAGGTGCCCGGATATCTAACGGTTGCAGCAGCGGCTATTTTCCAAAAAAAGACCTTTTCTAAATTCTAACGGTTGCGAACGCCGTTATTAGCCTGGATCCGAGCAAAAATTACCGATTTTCAATGAAATAAGCAGCATGGCAACCGTTACAATTTGAAATCAACGTTCATGGAACAAATAGCGCTTGTGGCAACCGTTAGAATATTTGTGTGTGGCTAGAAAATGTATCTTGTTAGAAAACAGATTTGATGCAACGCTAGTGCGTGGCAGCGGTTAGTTCCCTATTTTTCATTGCATTTCCGTAAATTACCTATTATATTGAAGGGGAATATCGGCCTGCGGGACGGCACCCCTCCATGAAATGGCGTATATGGCGCAAACAGGCGACTGGCCGGCCAATTAACAGGAATCGAAAACCGGAATTCCCGGCTTTTCGTCTTTTTCTTTAGCACAAGGAGGAGCGATGATGAAACCATCATTGTGGGCATGGAATACAAGAACGGTGGTGGCGACCGGCATTGGGGCCGCATTGTACGGGGCGGCCAGTTGGATCAACGTCCCGATCGTGCCGGATACCCAGCTTCGGCCGGCCATCGCGCTGCTGGCGATACTCGGGGCGTTGTACGGGCCGGTCGTCGGCTTTATCGCCGGGTTTATCGGACATGTATTCAACGACCTGATTACGAGCGGCGCCGTTTGGTGGAGCTGGGCGCTGGGTTCGGGCATTACGGCGGCCTTTATGGGGTTGGTTTACATGTTCAAGGACTTCAACGCTAGAGAAGGGCGGATGAATAAAAGCCACTTGGTCCCGTTTGCCGTTTGCGGAATCGTGGGGATTTTCGTTTCCCTGACCTTTTCCGGCTTGTTCGATATCCTCGTCATGGGCGAGCCGCACGATAAAATCGTCGTGGAAGCCGTAACGGCAGGGCTCGCCAATGCCGCGGTGTTTCTCATTCTCGGTTTGCCGTCCGTATGGGCCTATGCCAAACGCAACCGGAGCAACCCGAATTTGAGCGTGGACAGAATACAAAACAAATGATAAGGCAGGGGACTTCATGGTTCAATTGATTCCTATGAGCGAAGCCGATTACCGCGGCTTCCGCAGCCGGTCGGTCCGCGATTACGCGGAGGACAAGGTGGCCGCCGGAACGTGGACGGCCGAGGACGCGCCGGCGCAGGCGGAAGCGGCGTTCCGCCGCTTTCTTCCGGACGGCGCAAATACGAAGGACGCCTACCTGTACCTTGTCCGGGACGCTTCGCGCGGGGAGGCGGTCGGGCATCTGTGGTTTAACGTCATGGAACAGGAAAAAGGGCGGATCGCTTTTATTTTGGATATTTTGATCTACGAGGAGCATCAAGGCCAAGGCTACGGCAAAAGGACGATGGCCGCGCTGGAAGAAGAGGTTCGCCGGCTGGGCCTGGACACCATTTCGCTGCACGTCTTTGGCCACAATCAAAGAGCCTTCGAATTGTACCGGAAGATGGGGTACGAAGTGACGGACATCCAGATGACCAAAGTTTTGGCGGGGGAACCCGAGGCCTGACGGACGGTAACGAGTTTGGGCGAAGGGAAAACGGTCAGCGAACTAAAGGCAACTAGGCAAGCGTCCGGCTGACAGGTTTGACCGGTACACCTGACCGGAGCGCCTAAACGCCGGATTCAACCGGCAGCCACGGCCCGGAGCCTTGTCCCGACAGATCGACTGCCAGGCCCAACCGGCAGGCCGTACGGCTGGACGGAGTATGCCGCCAAACCGCTGGTTTTCGGGATGTCCTTGAAATATCTCCGGCGTATCGGTACTATGGTTGAAGGAAGATGAGCAATTACATGAATGAGGAGTTGTCATAAATATGGCTTTAAAGGCTGGCATTGTGGGCCTTCCGAACGTCGGAAAATCCACATTGTTTAACGCGATTACCCAAGCGGGGGCGGAATCCGCAAACTACCCGTTTTGCACGATCGATCCGAACGTCGGCGTGGTGGAGGTGCCGGATGAGCGGCTCGATAAGCTGACGGAGATGGTAACCCCGAACCGCACGGTGCCGACGGCGTTTGAATTTGTCGATATCGCCGGACTGGTGCGCGGAGCAAGCAAAGGCGAGGGGCTCGGCAACAAGTTCCTGGCCCACATCCGCGAAGTCGATGCGATCGTGCACGTCGTCCGCTGCTTTGAGGATGAAAATATTACCCACGTCGAAGGCAAGGTCAACCCGATCAATGACATCCAGACAATCAATCTGGAGCTGATTTTGGCCGATGTGGAAAGCGTGGAAAAAAGAATCGAACGCGCCCGCAAAAATATGAAAGGCGGCAATAAGCAATACGCCCAGGAAGTCGAGGTGCTGGAACGGATCAAGGAGGCGCTCTACAACGACCAGCCGGCGCGCAGCGTGGAGCTTACGGATGAAGAGAAGCTGCTCGTGCGCGATCTGCATCTGCTTACGGTCAAGCCGGTGCTGTACGCGGCGAACGTCAGCGAAGACGGTGTGGCCGACGCGGACAACAACCCGTATGTGCAGCAGGTGAAAGAATTCGCCGCGGCGGAAGGCGCCGAAGTTGTGCCGATCAGCGCCAAGGTGGAAGCGGAAATCGCCGAGCTCGACGGCGAGGACAAAGCGATGTTCCTGGAAGAGCTCGGGCTCAAGTCCTCCGGGTTGGACCGTCTGATCCAGGCCGCATACCGGCTGCTCGGCTTGTATACGTACTTCACCGCCGGCGTGCAGGAGGTCCGCGCCTGGACGATCCGTAAAGGCACAAAGGCCCCGGGGGCGGCGGGCGTTATCCACTCCGATTTTGAGCGCGGCTTTATTCGGGCCGAGGTCGTATCCTATGAGGATCTTGTCGCCGCCGGTTCGATGAACGCCGCCCGCGAACGCGGCCAGCTGCGCCTGGAAGGCAAAGACTACGTCGTTCAGGACGGAGACATCATGCATTTCCGTTTTAACGTATAATGTAAATTCGGGCTGGCGGAAGCCTTCAAGTCGCTTGTTCAAGCGGATTTGAAGGCTTTTTGAATTTCCGCAGCAAGGAGACTGCGAATTTGTCTTTAAGGAAGATTTACCTAGGTCCTTCGATTTAAGCGCGGAAATGGGAAAAATTTGTATTGTTTTGCTCAAAAGCTATGAGTATACTGGAGTCAGCTTTGGCTTTATTTATCGATTAGGAGGAGTTTTTTGTGAGTATGGATTACTTGATGTCCAGAAAAAGCCAGTTGGACACCCGGGAGCTGCTGCTTCTTGAATCGGAAGTGAAAGCCCAGGGGAAAAACATGGTTGTGGCTTATGTCCTGTGGTATTTTCTGGGAATTTTTGGAGGTCATCGTTTCTATATGGGACGGACCGGTTCGGCGGTAGCCCAGTTGATTTTGTCGCTTACGCTTATCGGGATGTTCGTTACGTCCATCTGGTGGATCGTTGACGCGTTCCTCGTGCACACTTGGGTAAAACAACACAATGCGGAAGTGGAAAACCGTTTGATCGACAAAATTTTTTATGACCGCGGCAGATCTCCGGAGTACCCTATCTAATGGCGCTGACGAAAAACGATCTGTCCACGAATGAATTGCTTGTGCTGAACCTGGAAATGAACAAGCGGGAAAAGTCTTTGGTGCTTGCGTATCTCATGCTGCTGGTAGGCCATCTGGGCGTTCACCGTTTTTATCTGAAAAAAATCGCTACGGGAATCGTCCAGCTCTGCCTGTCTGTTCTTGCGTTTGTGTTTTACTTTGTGTTTGCGATCGCGGCGGGCATCGAAAGCGTGGAGTCGCCCGACAGCATGGGATCGCTGGTGTTCCTGATTCCCGTTGTTCTTTTTGGTCTGGCCCTCACCGTATGGGTTATCGTAGACGCTTGCCTGCTTCCGGGGATGGTCCGGGAGTGGAATGCGCGGCTTGAGAACCAGCTGATCGCTCAAATCGCCGCGGCCCGGTCCGCTGGCCGGCCCGGTGATGCGGAACAGCCGCAGCCGAACGGAATTGACCTGACAAAGTGATGGAGCGTAAGCTTGAATCTTATATTGAATAAGCTTGAAGAAGGACGCCGGATGGCGTCTTTCTTTTTTTGTACAAATTTTCCTGCGGCTTTCGTCAGGAAGAACTCGGACCGTGTCCTGTACGCGTTTGCCGATTCAACTGGTACTGCTTCGGGGTGATGCCGTACTTTTTTTTGAACAGGGCGATAAAGTGGGAGATGTTTTCGTAGTTCAAATTGTACGCCACTTCCGTAACCGTTTGCGTTTGCAGCAGCGAGCGCGCCAAAATCATTTTCTGATTGGTGATATATTCATGGGGTGTAAGCCCGGTGATCCGCTTGAACATATGCGTAAAATGGGTGTGCGACATATTGTAATTATCGGCGAGATCTTTGACATGCCGGATGGCCGGCAGATGCTCGCGAATATCCCGGATGGCGCGAAAAACGGGGTGCTTGCTGTCACTGCGCAGGCACTTGGCGCAGATTTGGCGGCGCAGCAAATGATAAGCCATCTCCTGGGCGGCCAGATCGATCAGGAACCGGTTGTCTTCCCGGCCGGATCTTAGATACCGGCGCATCCGGGCGACGGTTTCCGCAACCAAGGCGGCCTCCCCCGGCCGGCACAACACGACCTCTTCCGGCCCGGAATCCTCCGTAAGGTCGAACTCTTCCGCGACCGTATCCTTTACCCGCTCGATCAACACCCCGCTCAGCTCGAAGACCAGCGCTTTGGTCGGGGCTTGAATCGTCATCTCTACGGACGAGCCCGGCGGCAGCAGGATCATCTCTTCGGACCCGTATGCGAACCGGTCGGCCCCGTTGATGCCGACTTCCTTCTTTCCTTCGAGAATCGTGCAAAGCTTCGAGCATTCGTAGGAAGTGTACTTTTCCTCATAAGCCTCGGGCAAGTCATAATATAGAATCCGAATGAACTCGGTTTCAAAGCCGTAATGCAGTTCGTCATAACGATCAAAACGATGCAGGCATTTTTCCATCCCGATCACCCTTTAGCTTAAAATTCCGATTATTTTCCCGCAGAAAGCGTTAGTTTTCATCCGCCGCAGCGCGGTATTTTTAGTTTGACAAGCCTAAGCTGCTTACATTATTGACAAAAATCAAAATCTGACGAGGTGGTTGTTGTGGCCAACAAAACGAAGTTCATGATGCCCCCGATGAGCCTGATGGGCTCAGGCGCCCTTGAGGATCTGGGGAAGGAAATTCACAGATTGGGCTTTGAAAAAGCGCTGATCGTGACCGACGGGCCTTTGGTCAAAATCGGCATGGTTGAGAAAGTAACGCAAATTCTTGAACCGCTCGGGATACAACATGCGGTTTTCAGCGGGACTCAGCCCAACCCGACCGTTTCCAACGTCAAAGACGGCCTTGCCCTGCTTGAACGAGAAAATTGCGATTTCGTCGTTTCGCTTGGCGGCGGATCGCCCCATGATTGCGCCAAAGCGATCGCGCTGGTCGCCGCCAACGGCGGCGAAATCGGGGATTATGAGGGCGTGGATAAATCCGAACGTCCGGCGCTGCCGCTGATTGCGGTCAACACGACGGCGGGAACGGCCAGCGAAATGACGATGTTTTGCATTATTACGGACGAGAAACGCCAGATCAAAATGGCGATCGTCGACAAACATACGACCCCGCTCATTGCCGTCAACGATCCCGACCTGATGATGGCCATGCCGAAATCGCTCACCGCGGCCACCGGCATGGATGCGCTGACCCACGCGATTGAAGCTTACGTATCGAACAGCGCGACGCCGATCACGGATGCTTGCGCTCTGCAGGCCATCGCGCTGATCCGCGACTATCTGCCGCGCGCCTATGACGATGGAAACGATGCGGAAGCGCGCGACCGGATGGCTTATGCCGAATTCCTCGCCGGGATGGCGTTCAACAACGCCGGACTCGGCTATGTGCACGCCATGGCGCACCAGCTTGGCGGCTTCTACGATTTGCCGCACGGCGTGTGCAACGCGGTGCTGCTGCCGCATGTGGAGCGGTTTAACGCCAAGGTATGCGCCGCGCGTCTGAGCGACGTTGCGCGCACGCTCGGTAAACGCGTGGACGGCCTAGGCCCGGAAGCGGGCGCGGATGCCGCTATCCGCGCCATCGAAGAACTGGCCCGGCGCGTCGGCATTCCTTCGGGGCTGCGCGAGCTTGGCGTAAAGCCGGAAGATTTCGACGTTTTGGCCGAAAACGCTCTCAAGGACGCCTGCGGCGCCACCAACCCGGTTCAAGCCACGCATGAAGAAATCAAGGGAATTTTTGCCCAGGCCATGTAAGACCCGATGCTAGATATAAAAAATATGAGTCTTGTTATTTTTTTCACTTGTACTCATTGTACTAATAGTTGCTGCAACCGACAAGAAACGGAAGGACAAAATCCGACCGGATAAACTGATAATTGTTACAGGAAGGATAGCTGCATGTAGCTTATTGGCGGTAGTGGCGGCGCTTACTGCATTAATATTTTGTGAAAAACGAGGACGCTTACACCGGGGAGTTTATCCTGGTAAGCGTCTTTTTTGTGCGACGGAGCGGATATTAAGGTTGGTTATTTTCGTTGTGATATGATATAATAAAAAGTCGTTTATCCATTTTATAGTCTTTGACTAAAGGCGGGATAAGCGGGCTTTTTCAGGAAATTGTGAGATAAGAGAGGTGATTTCCTTGTTGGACCGACTACAATCCCTAGCCGACCGGTACGAGAAGCTGAGCGAGCTGCTCTGCGATCCGGACGTGGCGAATGACGCAAAGCGACTGCGGGATTATTCCAAAGAACAATCGGATTTACAGCCGGCTTATGAGGCGTACACCGAATATAAACAAGTAATCGGCGAGTTGGAAGCGGCCAAGGCGCTGCAAGCCGAGAAGCTGGACGACGAGATGCGCGAAATGGTGAAGATGGAAATCGAGGAGCTGACCGCGCGCCAGCAGGCTTTGGAGGAAAAAATCCGCGTTTTACTGCTGCCCAAGGACCCGAATGACGATAAAAACGTAATCGTAGAAATCCGCGGCGCCGCAGGCGGAGACGAAGCGGCCTTGTTCGCGGCGGATTTGTACCGCATGTACACCCGCTACGCCGATTCTCAGGGCTGGCGCGTCGAATTGATGGATATGAACGAAAGCGACCTCGGCGGCTTTAAAGAGGTCATCTTCATGATCAACGGCCGCGGCGCGTACAGCAAGCTGAAATACGAAAGCGGGGCGCATCGCGTGCAGCGCATCCCCGCTACGGAGTCCGGCGGACGGATCCATACGTCGACCTCGACGGTGGCGGTGCTGCCGGAAGTCGAGGACGTCGACATCGAAATTTTGGATAAAGATATCCGCGTCGACACGTTTTGTTCCAGCGGCGCCGGCGGCCAATCGGTCAACACGACGAAGTCGGCCGTGCGGGTGACGCATATTCCGACGGGCATCGTGGCGACCTGCCAGGACGGCAAATCGCAAAACTCCAACAAAGAAAAGGCGCTGCAGGTGCTGCGCGCCCGCATCTTCGACATGAAGCGGCAGGAAGAGGAAGCGAAATACGCCGGCGAGCGGAAAAGCAAGGTCGGCACCGGGGACCGCAGCGAGCGGATCCGGACATACAACTTCCCGCAAAGCCGGGTCACGGATCATCGCATCGGCTTGACTCTGCACAAGCTGGATCAGGTCATGAACGGCGAGATCGACGAGATCGTGTCCGCGCTGACGATCGCCGAACAGGCGGAATTGATGGAAAAAGGAGAATAATAGATTGAACAGTGAAGGATATCGGTTATCCGGAGCGATCAGCATTTGGGAAGCCCGCAAAGAGGCTTCTTCTTTTTTAGCGGCGGCGGGTGTGCGTGAGCCGGAGTCCAATGCCGAGCTGCTGCTGCGGCATGTGCTTGGCCTGCCCGGGGCGGCGTATTTGGCCGCGCTGCGCGAACCGTTCCCGGCGGACAAACAGGACGCCTGGGAGGAGGTTATCCGCCGCAAAGCGGCGGGCGAGCCGGCGCAGTACATTATCGGGGAACAGGAATTTTACGGCCTGACCTTTCAGGTCGCGCCGGCCGTGCTGATTCCCCGCCCGGAAACGGAGCTGCTCGTCGAGCGCATCGCCGCCGAGGGCGATGCGCTGTGGCCCGGCGGCGCGCCTTACGCCGCCGATATCGGCACCGGCAGCGGGGCGATCGCCGCTGCCCTGGCCCATCTGCGCCCGGCGTGGCGCATCGCGGCGAGCGATATCTCGCCGGACGCTCTCGCGGTGGCGCAGGACAATGTCCGGCGGCTCGGCCTGGCGGTGGAGTTCAAGCGGGGGAACCTGCTTGAACCGTTTGCCGGCGAGCCGCTGGACATCGTGGTGTCGAACCCGCCGTATATTCCGGCGGGGGACATCCCGCACCTTCAGCCCGAGGTGCGGGACTACGAGCCGCGCGGCGCGCTCGACGGCGGTCCGGACGGGCTGGCGCCCTACCGGGCCATGCTGGCGCAGCTCGCGCTGCTGCCGAAGCCGCCTCGCCTGATCGGCTTCGAGCTCGGCCTGGGCCAGGCCGCCGCGGTCGCGGACATGCTCCGCGCGGCGGGCCATTGGCGGGAAATCGTCACGATTCCCGACCTGGCCGGCATCGACCGCCATGTGATCGGGATCGGCTAAGGCGGCCGAGCTGAGACGAACGAAGAAGCCCGGTCCGGCCAGACGAGCTAAAAAGGCGAATCTTCTCCTTCAATCGTCGCTACCACATGTAAAGTAGTTTCATAGATTGTGGTATACCACGAAAAGGAGGGGACTCATTTATGCCAGTCACTTTAACGTTTCCTTATTCGCAAGCGGCCGGAGTCGGCCGGGGGTATTTTGTGGCCGCGGACGCTCCGGGGGCTGCCGGGATCGTTACGGTAGCTAGTACGACCGGCGACGTGGAACTGCGCATCACCCGCTACAACGCTCCCGATTTTGTCGCCACCGTCACTTCCGGTACGACGTTTTCGGTAAGCATCGGCAACATCCAAACGATCGGTATTTTGGCCCTGCAAACCGCAACCGGTACGCTGTCGCTGATTACGAACGTCTAATCTCTTCTCCGCCGCCTGCCGGAGGGCGCCGACGAGCAAATCGCCGGCGCCCTTTCCCGTTTTATGGCGTATCGGCGGCGAGGCGCCGCAGTACTTATGTAGGATTTTATTGGCACACGGGAACATTTGTGCTTTTATGAGGATTCTTTTACAGTATAATAAGGGATAAGAGCTGCTTCAGGTAAATAGACGGTGTTATTAGCCATCAAAGGAAAAGAGGATGAACGTGCTGAGCAAACTCAAAAAGATCGACTACACGATTGTGTTTATTTTGCTGCTGCTGATGGCGATCAGCATCACGGTGCTGTACAGCGCTACCTCGCATACCCAATACCACGGTTACCATCTTCGTATGCTGGCCTATTATGCGCTGGGGTTTGCCGCGTTTTTCGGGTTTGCCGTTCTGGACTACCGCCTGCTTATGAAGTATGCGCCTTATTTATACTTGTTCGGATTCGGGCTGCTCGTCGTCGTAATGTTTATCGGCAACACTTACTATAACGCTACCGGCTGGATCACCATTCCGGTAATCAACCAGAGTTTTCAGCCGGCGGAATTTTTTAAACTGCTCCTGGTTGTTTTTCTCGGTTTCATGCTGCTGCGCAAGCGGAAGCCGCGCCTTTCGTTCTGGCGCGATGTGGTGCCGATCTGTCTGCTGACGTTTATTCCGTTTCTGGCGGTCATGGCGCAAAACGACCTCGGGAACGCGCTCAGCTACGTGGTGATCCTGGCCGGGATGCTGTGGATCGGCAACATTAAATATACGCATGCGCTGATTGCCTTGGCGATTTTTGCCGGTACGGTTTTCGGCGGGATTACCGCCTACAAGACTTACCATGACCAGGTATACAACTTCTTCGTAGAGATCGGCCGGGAGCATTGGA
This window contains:
- the cls gene encoding cardiolipin synthase, whose protein sequence is MRRGLQIIIIVAILFAFYYFGFGVFGKFGGTLVSIFQTLTVITIGLAIFMENRNPSSTVAWILVLALLPVVGLLLYFLLGQNYFKRRKFDKKAEQNQLSYERIHFNGHLLPRDLSQFSPSQQRLLQLAQRLARTPFSMASRTRVLTNGEETFSTLLKELKKARHHIHMEYYIYRADDIGREIQKTLIQKAREGVEVRFMFDAVGSIGLPKSFIKELRDAGVKVGIYGQMRFLALSSRVNYRNHRKIVVIDGNTGFIGGLNVGDEYLSRSKTYGFWRDTHMLVKGEAVRSLQIIFLQDWQYVTGEEIIDLAYLSPELEQGCSGAVQIVPSGPDNESRTLKNIFFAMITSAKKSVWLATPYFIPDEDILTALRVAGLSGIDVRILFPAKPDKWLPFLASHSYFPSLLEVGVKIYEYEKGFLHSKLLIVDGEVATVGTANMDMRSFHLNFEVNALLVQSDSIAKIVENFERDLLSTKLIDRASFMNKKIVVRFAESAARLLSPLL
- the fni gene encoding type 2 isopentenyl-diphosphate Delta-isomerase, whose product is MENTSERKTEHIRLCLEEQVNAEGIRTGFEKYVFRHNALPELNFDEISLKTTFLGAPIRTPLLISSMTGGSKLAGEINMRLAEAAERRGWTMGVGSIRAAVERDELAPTFAVRRFAPSIPVIANLGAVQLNYGYGPEDCRRAVDIAGADMLVLHLNGLQEVFQPEGNTSFGGLLSRIEQVCKALPVPVGVKEVGWGIDGGTAKRLRGAGVAFIDVAGAGGTSWSQVEKFRSGDLVRRAAAEAFADWGIPTAECIREVRAAVPDAALIGSGGLNTGVDAAKALALGADLAGFGRALLEPAVHSEERLDALLERVEFELRTAMFGIGAGSIPALRNTARLVRRE
- a CDS encoding ECF-type riboflavin transporter substrate-binding protein, with protein sequence MKPSLWAWNTRTVVATGIGAALYGAASWINVPIVPDTQLRPAIALLAILGALYGPVVGFIAGFIGHVFNDLITSGAVWWSWALGSGITAAFMGLVYMFKDFNAREGRMNKSHLVPFAVCGIVGIFVSLTFSGLFDILVMGEPHDKIVVEAVTAGLANAAVFLILGLPSVWAYAKRNRSNPNLSVDRIQNK
- a CDS encoding GNAT family N-acetyltransferase; amino-acid sequence: MVQLIPMSEADYRGFRSRSVRDYAEDKVAAGTWTAEDAPAQAEAAFRRFLPDGANTKDAYLYLVRDASRGEAVGHLWFNVMEQEKGRIAFILDILIYEEHQGQGYGKRTMAALEEEVRRLGLDTISLHVFGHNQRAFELYRKMGYEVTDIQMTKVLAGEPEA
- the ychF gene encoding redox-regulated ATPase YchF, yielding MALKAGIVGLPNVGKSTLFNAITQAGAESANYPFCTIDPNVGVVEVPDERLDKLTEMVTPNRTVPTAFEFVDIAGLVRGASKGEGLGNKFLAHIREVDAIVHVVRCFEDENITHVEGKVNPINDIQTINLELILADVESVEKRIERARKNMKGGNKQYAQEVEVLERIKEALYNDQPARSVELTDEEKLLVRDLHLLTVKPVLYAANVSEDGVADADNNPYVQQVKEFAAAEGAEVVPISAKVEAEIAELDGEDKAMFLEELGLKSSGLDRLIQAAYRLLGLYTYFTAGVQEVRAWTIRKGTKAPGAAGVIHSDFERGFIRAEVVSYEDLVAAGSMNAARERGQLRLEGKDYVVQDGDIMHFRFNV
- a CDS encoding TM2 domain-containing protein, with protein sequence MDYLMSRKSQLDTRELLLLESEVKAQGKNMVVAYVLWYFLGIFGGHRFYMGRTGSAVAQLILSLTLIGMFVTSIWWIVDAFLVHTWVKQHNAEVENRLIDKIFYDRGRSPEYPI
- a CDS encoding TM2 domain-containing protein → MALTKNDLSTNELLVLNLEMNKREKSLVLAYLMLLVGHLGVHRFYLKKIATGIVQLCLSVLAFVFYFVFAIAAGIESVESPDSMGSLVFLIPVVLFGLALTVWVIVDACLLPGMVREWNARLENQLIAQIAAARSAGRPGDAEQPQPNGIDLTK
- a CDS encoding helix-turn-helix domain-containing protein, whose protein sequence is MEKCLHRFDRYDELHYGFETEFIRILYYDLPEAYEEKYTSYECSKLCTILEGKKEVGINGADRFAYGSEEMILLPPGSSVEMTIQAPTKALVFELSGVLIERVKDTVAEEFDLTEDSGPEEVVLCRPGEAALVAETVARMRRYLRSGREDNRFLIDLAAQEMAYHLLRRQICAKCLRSDSKHPVFRAIRDIREHLPAIRHVKDLADNYNMSHTHFTHMFKRITGLTPHEYITNQKMILARSLLQTQTVTEVAYNLNYENISHFIALFKKKYGITPKQYQLNRQTRTGHGPSSS